One genomic region from Lebetimonas sp. JH292 encodes:
- a CDS encoding Dabb family protein: protein MIRHVVIFKTKKNAPLLEFKKQIENLKNLIKEIKHIEVGIDIKFDENSSDFCVITEVKNIEDLKIYATHPKHLEIIDFIKPFILERRVVDYETH, encoded by the coding sequence ATGATTAGACATGTAGTTATTTTTAAAACAAAAAAAAATGCCCCCCTTTTGGAGTTTAAAAAACAAATAGAAAATTTAAAAAATCTGATTAAAGAAATTAAACATATAGAAGTGGGAATTGATATAAAATTTGATGAAAATTCCAGTGATTTTTGCGTAATTACCGAAGTGAAAAACATTGAAGATTTAAAAATTTACGCCACACATCCAAAACATTTGGAAATCATTGATTTCATAAAGCCTTTTATACTCGAAAGAAGAGTTGTGGATTATGAAACACACTAA